From the genome of Pelagicoccus sp. SDUM812003, one region includes:
- a CDS encoding glycosidase: protein MSTYQTRLTQLVEAQEALLSRPNPPVEPGNGIFNRHKHPVLTEKHAPLFWSYDLNPETNPHLMERIGVHCAFNSGAIYLDGKYYLCARVEGNDRKSFFAIAESPNGIDNFRFWDHPVTMPETENPDTNVYDMRMVKHEDGWIYGLFCTERKDPKAAAFDLSSAVAQCGIARTKDLKTWERLPDLKTPSLQQRNVVLHPEFVDGKYALYTRPQDGFISTGSGGGIGWGLCSDMTNAVIEKEFIIDQRAYHTIKETKNGQGDAPIKTDKGWLHIAHGVRGCASGLRYVLYVFMTSLEDPTKEIYTPGGFFIAPEGEELVGDVMNVAFTNGTIVNEKNEVFVYYASSDTRLHVATTTVDKLVDYAMNTPSDPLRSAACVAQRNELIDRNLAFMSKSDNPLIERIKKLQA from the coding sequence ATGAGCACCTATCAAACGCGTCTCACCCAACTCGTCGAAGCGCAGGAAGCCTTGCTTTCCCGCCCTAACCCGCCCGTCGAGCCCGGCAACGGCATCTTCAATCGACACAAGCACCCCGTGCTCACCGAAAAGCACGCCCCCCTATTCTGGTCCTACGACTTGAATCCGGAAACCAATCCACACCTCATGGAGCGCATCGGCGTGCATTGCGCCTTCAATTCCGGAGCGATCTATCTCGACGGAAAGTACTACCTCTGCGCCCGTGTGGAGGGAAACGATCGCAAGTCGTTTTTCGCCATCGCCGAGAGTCCCAACGGGATCGACAACTTCCGCTTCTGGGACCACCCGGTGACCATGCCGGAAACGGAAAATCCTGACACCAACGTCTACGACATGCGCATGGTGAAGCACGAGGACGGCTGGATCTACGGCCTTTTCTGCACCGAGCGCAAGGATCCCAAAGCAGCCGCGTTCGACCTTTCCTCCGCCGTCGCCCAGTGCGGCATCGCGCGCACCAAGGACCTGAAAACCTGGGAACGCCTTCCCGATCTGAAAACGCCCTCGCTCCAGCAGCGCAACGTGGTGCTGCATCCGGAATTCGTCGATGGCAAGTACGCCCTCTACACCCGTCCACAGGACGGCTTCATCTCCACCGGCTCAGGCGGAGGCATCGGATGGGGTCTCTGCTCCGACATGACCAACGCGGTTATCGAAAAGGAATTCATCATCGACCAGCGGGCCTACCATACCATCAAGGAAACCAAAAACGGCCAAGGCGACGCCCCGATCAAAACCGACAAGGGCTGGCTGCACATCGCCCACGGCGTTCGCGGCTGCGCCTCCGGCCTGCGCTACGTGCTCTACGTCTTCATGACCTCGCTCGAGGACCCCACCAAGGAGATCTACACTCCTGGCGGTTTCTTCATCGCCCCGGAAGGCGAGGAGCTGGTGGGCGACGTCATGAATGTGGCCTTCACCAATGGCACGATCGTCAACGAGAAGAACGAAGTCTTCGTCTACTACGCATCCAGCGATACGCGTCTCCACGTCGCCACTACGACAGTGGACAAGCTGGTCGACTACGCCATGAACACACCATCCGACCCGCTCCGCAGCGCCGCCTGCGTGGCCCAGCGAAACGAGCTCATCGACAGGAACCTCGCATTCATGTCCAAGAGCGACAATCCGCTGATAGAGCGTATCAAAAAGCTTCAAGCCTAG
- a CDS encoding MFS transporter — translation MNSDSNKSSGVHAALPDKIIGFKEKIGYASGDMASVLFFKVFSSFLMFFYTDIIGIEAAIIATMLWVTRIFDAFTDPVMGMICDRTKSPHGKFRPWLRWMVLPYAISGVLIFTVPDLSETMTIVYVYATYSLAMLTYTGINIPYGALMGVMTPHSSERTVLSSFRFYGAYAANLIVQATILILVVKLGGSEDGNTATQSGYVNTMILYAICAGLLFFFTFSATKERVQPPKGQETNITKDLAQLFKNKPWVAIIIIGITTIMWIAMRDAAILYYFKYYVVGQVEDGGRFAALATWFNVIGTIGTLLGVACTKWFTDIFKGKKNAYLFLTIIVSFVAACYYFSGPGDVTLVFCIQAITSFLMGPLMPLFWSMIADTADYSEWKFGRRFTGLTFSAGTFSQKLGWALGPAFAGYLLNYYGYVDNVAQSARTIEGLRMMMSLIPSGLALVAAALVMTYGINLKLERRIELELSERKAAEGSLDT, via the coding sequence ATGAACTCAGATTCGAATAAATCGAGTGGCGTCCATGCGGCGCTTCCGGACAAGATAATCGGTTTCAAGGAAAAGATTGGATACGCCTCTGGCGACATGGCGTCCGTTCTCTTCTTCAAAGTGTTCTCCTCTTTCTTGATGTTCTTCTACACGGATATCATCGGGATTGAGGCAGCGATTATCGCCACTATGCTTTGGGTTACCCGCATTTTCGATGCGTTCACAGACCCCGTCATGGGCATGATTTGTGACCGGACGAAGTCGCCCCACGGCAAGTTTCGCCCTTGGCTGCGCTGGATGGTCCTTCCCTATGCGATAAGCGGTGTGCTCATTTTCACGGTCCCGGACCTGAGCGAAACGATGACCATCGTATATGTGTACGCGACCTATTCGCTAGCTATGCTGACCTACACGGGTATTAACATTCCGTATGGAGCTCTGATGGGAGTGATGACTCCGCATTCTTCGGAACGAACCGTGCTTTCCTCGTTTCGTTTCTATGGCGCCTATGCCGCGAACCTGATCGTTCAGGCCACCATTTTGATCCTGGTCGTGAAGCTGGGTGGTAGTGAAGATGGCAATACAGCGACTCAGTCCGGATATGTGAATACAATGATTCTCTACGCGATTTGCGCCGGACTGCTTTTCTTTTTCACCTTTTCTGCGACCAAGGAGCGAGTTCAGCCTCCGAAAGGGCAGGAGACCAATATCACGAAGGACCTTGCTCAGCTGTTTAAAAACAAGCCTTGGGTCGCTATCATTATCATTGGCATCACGACGATCATGTGGATCGCTATGCGCGATGCCGCGATTCTGTATTACTTCAAGTATTACGTGGTTGGGCAGGTAGAAGACGGAGGACGCTTTGCCGCGCTCGCTACTTGGTTCAATGTCATTGGCACGATTGGAACCCTCCTAGGGGTGGCTTGCACGAAGTGGTTTACCGATATCTTCAAAGGCAAGAAGAACGCCTACCTGTTTCTAACGATCATTGTGTCGTTTGTCGCAGCCTGCTACTACTTTTCAGGTCCAGGCGATGTTACTTTGGTTTTCTGTATCCAGGCGATCACTTCGTTTCTGATGGGTCCCTTGATGCCGCTGTTCTGGTCTATGATCGCAGACACCGCTGATTATTCCGAATGGAAGTTCGGCCGTCGTTTCACTGGATTGACCTTTTCCGCAGGTACCTTCTCTCAAAAGCTTGGCTGGGCGCTCGGACCAGCTTTCGCGGGGTATTTGCTTAACTACTACGGCTACGTCGACAACGTTGCTCAATCAGCACGCACGATTGAAGGTCTGCGAATGATGATGTCGTTGATTCCATCTGGGCTTGCATTGGTAGCCGCAGCCTTGGTCATGACCTATGGCATCAATCTGAAGCTGGAACGACGGATTGAGCTTGAGCTTTCGGAACGAAAGGCTGCCGAAGGGTCGCTCGACACTTAA